The following are from one region of the Dreissena polymorpha isolate Duluth1 chromosome 2, UMN_Dpol_1.0, whole genome shotgun sequence genome:
- the LOC127868008 gene encoding uncharacterized protein LOC127868008 isoform X2 has protein sequence MSKAMMTKLIARNKQPARPHRMGMKLRPVLDFRMPTLANNRQFLLPLEDIATQTKSRLLKLESSPPSSLRDVRHALASEIKTVQKRLTRLERSYYGVGKSINQEVKKYAMPMKILLRMLGYFELSSVKSVEAAIKYGSDPTRYKGDPGNVNLLKELYAKVQTFIPVKFDEIASDCKKMLEIMEKYCISFYEPVGEIEVETALHYETQIRSWKRVILETLDKINTLIMHFKHRGVHYTMFSATVATFCQKSECETIPFLMLFAEACTNIRTVLSILEQWLKSDENYSVFLQNDVSDLERQKDEQVRTVREASEQYHSALFKLNQIETEYAKLFSELEHLREKEDTSEIEETYLLNKCNELEMDMEFKEGRRDALSKQPLDTDSLESLAITWDNLNEEIRFLKDSLPAVKRQLSVVKQRREWMRERRNHLEKVQKELDQQSKDVKVTSALKGQREAELEIMERTLEISRELLLHKTSNNSVAKIFYDLPITARNHKLKLPSISNGTDGALDKSCEVVVQSIGQDWMQLYRALPFFPARGAETIEKDIASIAVDGARGPKSDIAGVALARWRRHHTRARAEDLKQGLRAIRRLDLYRQVELTIHPPPVEEEPPEYFPPELDPALWPHYRDVVKLDKLIADKRITVEQLPEE, from the exons ATGTCAAAGGCGATGATGACAAAGCTGATTGCAAGGAATAAACAGCCCGCGCGACCTCACAGAATGGGGATGAAG ctGAGGCCCGTGCTCGATTTCCGGATGCCGACGTTGGCCAACAATCGTCAATTCCTACTTCCGTTAGAAGACATTGCCACGCAGACGAAATCCCGCCTGCTGAAGTTAGAATCAAGCCCGCCTTCCAGTCTGCGTGACGTCAGGCATGCGCTTGCTTCAGAAATCAAAACGGTCCAGAAACGACTTACTCGATTAGAACGTTCTTATTATGGCGTAGGAAAGTCCATCAATCAGGAAGTGAAGAAATACGCCATGCCCATGAAGATCTTACTGCGCATGCTCGGGTATTTTGAATTGTCGTCTGTTAAAAGCGTCGAAGCGGCCATAAAGTACGGATCCGACCCAACACGATATAAGGGCGATCCAGGAAATGTAAATCTTCTTAAAGAATTGTATGCGAAGGTGCAGACTTTTATTCcagtcaagtttgatgaaatTGCAAGCGACTGTAAAAAGATGTTGGAGATCATGGAAAAGTATTGTATCAGTTTCTACGAACCCGTTGGCGAAATCGAAGTGGAAACGGCACTGCACTACGAAACGCAAATTCGCTCGTGGAAAAGAGTAATTCTGGAAACTTTAGACAAAATTAACACCCTCATAATGCATTTCAAACACAGAGGAGTTCATTATACAATGTTTAGCGCCACTGTAGCGACTTTTTGTCAGAAGAGTGAATGCGAAACGATACCATTTCTAATGCTCTTTGCCGAAGCGTGTACAAACATAAGAACGGTTTTATCTATATTAGAACAGTGGCTGAAATCGGACGAAAACTATAGCGTGTTTTTGCAAAACGATGTGTCAGACTTGGAGAGGCAAAAGGACGAGCAGGTACGGACGGTGAGGGAAGCCAGTGAGCAGTATCATTCTGCGCTGTTCAAACTGAATCAGATTGAAACGGAATACGCAAAACTGTTTTCGGAACTAGAGCATCTTAGGGAAAAGGAGGACACGAGCGAGATCGAAGAGACGTATCTGTTAAATAAGTGTAATGAGCTAGAAATGGATATGGAGTTTAAAGAAGGCCGACGCGATGCACTAAGTAAACAACCATTGGATACGGATTCGTTGGAATCGCTGGCTATCACGTGGGACAACCTGAATGAGGAGATTCGCTTCCTGAAGGACAGTTTGCCGGCGGTGAAGCGGCAACTTTCTGTAGTGAAGCAGAGGCGGGAGTGGATGCGGGAGAGACGCAATCACTTAGAGAAGGTGCAGAAGGAGTTGGACCAGCAGAGCAAAGATGTCAAGGTCACCAGCGCGCTGAAGGGACAGCGGGAGGCAGAGTTGGAGATCATGGAGCGGACGCTGGAGATCTCACGCGAGCTTTTGCTACACAAGACCAGCAACAACTCGGTGGCGAAGATCTTCTATGACTTGCCGATCACTGCCAGAAACCACAAACTCAAGTTGCCGAGCATTTCAAATGGGACGGACG GTGCCCTGGATAAATCGTGCGAGGTGGTTGTGCAGTCGATCGGACAGGACTGGATGCAGCTGTACCGCGCGCTGCCCTTCTTTCCGGCACGCGGCGCGGAGACGATTGAAAAGGACATTGCCAGCATCGCAGTCGATGGTGCGCGCGGTCCTAAGAGTGACATAGCCGGCGTGGCGCTCGCAAGATGGCGACGGCACCACACGCGTGCACGTGCGGAGGATCTGAAACAGGGGCTGCGGGCGATCAGGCGACTGGATCTTTACCGCCAGGTAGAGCTTACTATACATCCGCCACCCGTCGAGGAGGAGCCGCCGGAGTACTTCCCACCGGAACTGGATCCCGCCCTATGGCCCCACTACCGGGACGTGGTGAAACTGGACAAACTGATCGCCGATAAGAGGATCACAGTGGAACAACTCCCGGAGGAGTAG
- the LOC127868008 gene encoding uncharacterized protein LOC127868008 isoform X3 — translation MSKVTTKLILRKKHPARPNIMGMKLRPVLDFRMPTLANNRQFLLPLEDIATQTKSRLLKLESSPPSSLRDVRHALASEIKTVQKRLTRLERSYYGVGKSINQEVKKYAMPMKILLRMLGYFELSSVKSVEAAIKYGSDPTRYKGDPGNVNLLKELYAKVQTFIPVKFDEIASDCKKMLEIMEKYCISFYEPVGEIEVETALHYETQIRSWKRVILETLDKINTLIMHFKHRGVHYTMFSATVATFCQKSECETIPFLMLFAEACTNIRTVLSILEQWLKSDENYSVFLQNDVSDLERQKDEQVRTVREASEQYHSALFKLNQIETEYAKLFSELEHLREKEDTSEIEETYLLNKCNELEMDMEFKEGRRDALSKQPLDTDSLESLAITWDNLNEEIRFLKDSLPAVKRQLSVVKQRREWMRERRNHLEKVQKELDQQSKDVKVTSALKGQREAELEIMERTLEISRELLLHKTSNNSVAKIFYDLPITARNHKLKLPSISNGTDGALDKSCEVVVQSIGQDWMQLYRALPFFPARGAETIEKDIASIAVDGARGPKSDIAGVALARWRRHHTRARAEDLKQGLRAIRRLDLYRQVELTIHPPPVEEEPPEYFPPELDPALWPHYRDVVKLDKLIADKRITVEQLPEE, via the exons ctGAGGCCCGTGCTCGATTTCCGGATGCCGACGTTGGCCAACAATCGTCAATTCCTACTTCCGTTAGAAGACATTGCCACGCAGACGAAATCCCGCCTGCTGAAGTTAGAATCAAGCCCGCCTTCCAGTCTGCGTGACGTCAGGCATGCGCTTGCTTCAGAAATCAAAACGGTCCAGAAACGACTTACTCGATTAGAACGTTCTTATTATGGCGTAGGAAAGTCCATCAATCAGGAAGTGAAGAAATACGCCATGCCCATGAAGATCTTACTGCGCATGCTCGGGTATTTTGAATTGTCGTCTGTTAAAAGCGTCGAAGCGGCCATAAAGTACGGATCCGACCCAACACGATATAAGGGCGATCCAGGAAATGTAAATCTTCTTAAAGAATTGTATGCGAAGGTGCAGACTTTTATTCcagtcaagtttgatgaaatTGCAAGCGACTGTAAAAAGATGTTGGAGATCATGGAAAAGTATTGTATCAGTTTCTACGAACCCGTTGGCGAAATCGAAGTGGAAACGGCACTGCACTACGAAACGCAAATTCGCTCGTGGAAAAGAGTAATTCTGGAAACTTTAGACAAAATTAACACCCTCATAATGCATTTCAAACACAGAGGAGTTCATTATACAATGTTTAGCGCCACTGTAGCGACTTTTTGTCAGAAGAGTGAATGCGAAACGATACCATTTCTAATGCTCTTTGCCGAAGCGTGTACAAACATAAGAACGGTTTTATCTATATTAGAACAGTGGCTGAAATCGGACGAAAACTATAGCGTGTTTTTGCAAAACGATGTGTCAGACTTGGAGAGGCAAAAGGACGAGCAGGTACGGACGGTGAGGGAAGCCAGTGAGCAGTATCATTCTGCGCTGTTCAAACTGAATCAGATTGAAACGGAATACGCAAAACTGTTTTCGGAACTAGAGCATCTTAGGGAAAAGGAGGACACGAGCGAGATCGAAGAGACGTATCTGTTAAATAAGTGTAATGAGCTAGAAATGGATATGGAGTTTAAAGAAGGCCGACGCGATGCACTAAGTAAACAACCATTGGATACGGATTCGTTGGAATCGCTGGCTATCACGTGGGACAACCTGAATGAGGAGATTCGCTTCCTGAAGGACAGTTTGCCGGCGGTGAAGCGGCAACTTTCTGTAGTGAAGCAGAGGCGGGAGTGGATGCGGGAGAGACGCAATCACTTAGAGAAGGTGCAGAAGGAGTTGGACCAGCAGAGCAAAGATGTCAAGGTCACCAGCGCGCTGAAGGGACAGCGGGAGGCAGAGTTGGAGATCATGGAGCGGACGCTGGAGATCTCACGCGAGCTTTTGCTACACAAGACCAGCAACAACTCGGTGGCGAAGATCTTCTATGACTTGCCGATCACTGCCAGAAACCACAAACTCAAGTTGCCGAGCATTTCAAATGGGACGGACG GTGCCCTGGATAAATCGTGCGAGGTGGTTGTGCAGTCGATCGGACAGGACTGGATGCAGCTGTACCGCGCGCTGCCCTTCTTTCCGGCACGCGGCGCGGAGACGATTGAAAAGGACATTGCCAGCATCGCAGTCGATGGTGCGCGCGGTCCTAAGAGTGACATAGCCGGCGTGGCGCTCGCAAGATGGCGACGGCACCACACGCGTGCACGTGCGGAGGATCTGAAACAGGGGCTGCGGGCGATCAGGCGACTGGATCTTTACCGCCAGGTAGAGCTTACTATACATCCGCCACCCGTCGAGGAGGAGCCGCCGGAGTACTTCCCACCGGAACTGGATCCCGCCCTATGGCCCCACTACCGGGACGTGGTGAAACTGGACAAACTGATCGCCGATAAGAGGATCACAGTGGAACAACTCCCGGAGGAGTAG
- the LOC127868008 gene encoding uncharacterized protein LOC127868008 isoform X1 has translation MTESSRLRFRKSSSFSVKPIRSWASSSSVNSEPWTLRSHGSLKLRPVLDFRMPTLANNRQFLLPLEDIATQTKSRLLKLESSPPSSLRDVRHALASEIKTVQKRLTRLERSYYGVGKSINQEVKKYAMPMKILLRMLGYFELSSVKSVEAAIKYGSDPTRYKGDPGNVNLLKELYAKVQTFIPVKFDEIASDCKKMLEIMEKYCISFYEPVGEIEVETALHYETQIRSWKRVILETLDKINTLIMHFKHRGVHYTMFSATVATFCQKSECETIPFLMLFAEACTNIRTVLSILEQWLKSDENYSVFLQNDVSDLERQKDEQVRTVREASEQYHSALFKLNQIETEYAKLFSELEHLREKEDTSEIEETYLLNKCNELEMDMEFKEGRRDALSKQPLDTDSLESLAITWDNLNEEIRFLKDSLPAVKRQLSVVKQRREWMRERRNHLEKVQKELDQQSKDVKVTSALKGQREAELEIMERTLEISRELLLHKTSNNSVAKIFYDLPITARNHKLKLPSISNGTDGALDKSCEVVVQSIGQDWMQLYRALPFFPARGAETIEKDIASIAVDGARGPKSDIAGVALARWRRHHTRARAEDLKQGLRAIRRLDLYRQVELTIHPPPVEEEPPEYFPPELDPALWPHYRDVVKLDKLIADKRITVEQLPEE, from the exons ctGAGGCCCGTGCTCGATTTCCGGATGCCGACGTTGGCCAACAATCGTCAATTCCTACTTCCGTTAGAAGACATTGCCACGCAGACGAAATCCCGCCTGCTGAAGTTAGAATCAAGCCCGCCTTCCAGTCTGCGTGACGTCAGGCATGCGCTTGCTTCAGAAATCAAAACGGTCCAGAAACGACTTACTCGATTAGAACGTTCTTATTATGGCGTAGGAAAGTCCATCAATCAGGAAGTGAAGAAATACGCCATGCCCATGAAGATCTTACTGCGCATGCTCGGGTATTTTGAATTGTCGTCTGTTAAAAGCGTCGAAGCGGCCATAAAGTACGGATCCGACCCAACACGATATAAGGGCGATCCAGGAAATGTAAATCTTCTTAAAGAATTGTATGCGAAGGTGCAGACTTTTATTCcagtcaagtttgatgaaatTGCAAGCGACTGTAAAAAGATGTTGGAGATCATGGAAAAGTATTGTATCAGTTTCTACGAACCCGTTGGCGAAATCGAAGTGGAAACGGCACTGCACTACGAAACGCAAATTCGCTCGTGGAAAAGAGTAATTCTGGAAACTTTAGACAAAATTAACACCCTCATAATGCATTTCAAACACAGAGGAGTTCATTATACAATGTTTAGCGCCACTGTAGCGACTTTTTGTCAGAAGAGTGAATGCGAAACGATACCATTTCTAATGCTCTTTGCCGAAGCGTGTACAAACATAAGAACGGTTTTATCTATATTAGAACAGTGGCTGAAATCGGACGAAAACTATAGCGTGTTTTTGCAAAACGATGTGTCAGACTTGGAGAGGCAAAAGGACGAGCAGGTACGGACGGTGAGGGAAGCCAGTGAGCAGTATCATTCTGCGCTGTTCAAACTGAATCAGATTGAAACGGAATACGCAAAACTGTTTTCGGAACTAGAGCATCTTAGGGAAAAGGAGGACACGAGCGAGATCGAAGAGACGTATCTGTTAAATAAGTGTAATGAGCTAGAAATGGATATGGAGTTTAAAGAAGGCCGACGCGATGCACTAAGTAAACAACCATTGGATACGGATTCGTTGGAATCGCTGGCTATCACGTGGGACAACCTGAATGAGGAGATTCGCTTCCTGAAGGACAGTTTGCCGGCGGTGAAGCGGCAACTTTCTGTAGTGAAGCAGAGGCGGGAGTGGATGCGGGAGAGACGCAATCACTTAGAGAAGGTGCAGAAGGAGTTGGACCAGCAGAGCAAAGATGTCAAGGTCACCAGCGCGCTGAAGGGACAGCGGGAGGCAGAGTTGGAGATCATGGAGCGGACGCTGGAGATCTCACGCGAGCTTTTGCTACACAAGACCAGCAACAACTCGGTGGCGAAGATCTTCTATGACTTGCCGATCACTGCCAGAAACCACAAACTCAAGTTGCCGAGCATTTCAAATGGGACGGACG GTGCCCTGGATAAATCGTGCGAGGTGGTTGTGCAGTCGATCGGACAGGACTGGATGCAGCTGTACCGCGCGCTGCCCTTCTTTCCGGCACGCGGCGCGGAGACGATTGAAAAGGACATTGCCAGCATCGCAGTCGATGGTGCGCGCGGTCCTAAGAGTGACATAGCCGGCGTGGCGCTCGCAAGATGGCGACGGCACCACACGCGTGCACGTGCGGAGGATCTGAAACAGGGGCTGCGGGCGATCAGGCGACTGGATCTTTACCGCCAGGTAGAGCTTACTATACATCCGCCACCCGTCGAGGAGGAGCCGCCGGAGTACTTCCCACCGGAACTGGATCCCGCCCTATGGCCCCACTACCGGGACGTGGTGAAACTGGACAAACTGATCGCCGATAAGAGGATCACAGTGGAACAACTCCCGGAGGAGTAG
- the LOC127868008 gene encoding uncharacterized protein LOC127868008 isoform X4 gives MPTLANNRQFLLPLEDIATQTKSRLLKLESSPPSSLRDVRHALASEIKTVQKRLTRLERSYYGVGKSINQEVKKYAMPMKILLRMLGYFELSSVKSVEAAIKYGSDPTRYKGDPGNVNLLKELYAKVQTFIPVKFDEIASDCKKMLEIMEKYCISFYEPVGEIEVETALHYETQIRSWKRVILETLDKINTLIMHFKHRGVHYTMFSATVATFCQKSECETIPFLMLFAEACTNIRTVLSILEQWLKSDENYSVFLQNDVSDLERQKDEQVRTVREASEQYHSALFKLNQIETEYAKLFSELEHLREKEDTSEIEETYLLNKCNELEMDMEFKEGRRDALSKQPLDTDSLESLAITWDNLNEEIRFLKDSLPAVKRQLSVVKQRREWMRERRNHLEKVQKELDQQSKDVKVTSALKGQREAELEIMERTLEISRELLLHKTSNNSVAKIFYDLPITARNHKLKLPSISNGTDGALDKSCEVVVQSIGQDWMQLYRALPFFPARGAETIEKDIASIAVDGARGPKSDIAGVALARWRRHHTRARAEDLKQGLRAIRRLDLYRQVELTIHPPPVEEEPPEYFPPELDPALWPHYRDVVKLDKLIADKRITVEQLPEE, from the exons ATGCCGACGTTGGCCAACAATCGTCAATTCCTACTTCCGTTAGAAGACATTGCCACGCAGACGAAATCCCGCCTGCTGAAGTTAGAATCAAGCCCGCCTTCCAGTCTGCGTGACGTCAGGCATGCGCTTGCTTCAGAAATCAAAACGGTCCAGAAACGACTTACTCGATTAGAACGTTCTTATTATGGCGTAGGAAAGTCCATCAATCAGGAAGTGAAGAAATACGCCATGCCCATGAAGATCTTACTGCGCATGCTCGGGTATTTTGAATTGTCGTCTGTTAAAAGCGTCGAAGCGGCCATAAAGTACGGATCCGACCCAACACGATATAAGGGCGATCCAGGAAATGTAAATCTTCTTAAAGAATTGTATGCGAAGGTGCAGACTTTTATTCcagtcaagtttgatgaaatTGCAAGCGACTGTAAAAAGATGTTGGAGATCATGGAAAAGTATTGTATCAGTTTCTACGAACCCGTTGGCGAAATCGAAGTGGAAACGGCACTGCACTACGAAACGCAAATTCGCTCGTGGAAAAGAGTAATTCTGGAAACTTTAGACAAAATTAACACCCTCATAATGCATTTCAAACACAGAGGAGTTCATTATACAATGTTTAGCGCCACTGTAGCGACTTTTTGTCAGAAGAGTGAATGCGAAACGATACCATTTCTAATGCTCTTTGCCGAAGCGTGTACAAACATAAGAACGGTTTTATCTATATTAGAACAGTGGCTGAAATCGGACGAAAACTATAGCGTGTTTTTGCAAAACGATGTGTCAGACTTGGAGAGGCAAAAGGACGAGCAGGTACGGACGGTGAGGGAAGCCAGTGAGCAGTATCATTCTGCGCTGTTCAAACTGAATCAGATTGAAACGGAATACGCAAAACTGTTTTCGGAACTAGAGCATCTTAGGGAAAAGGAGGACACGAGCGAGATCGAAGAGACGTATCTGTTAAATAAGTGTAATGAGCTAGAAATGGATATGGAGTTTAAAGAAGGCCGACGCGATGCACTAAGTAAACAACCATTGGATACGGATTCGTTGGAATCGCTGGCTATCACGTGGGACAACCTGAATGAGGAGATTCGCTTCCTGAAGGACAGTTTGCCGGCGGTGAAGCGGCAACTTTCTGTAGTGAAGCAGAGGCGGGAGTGGATGCGGGAGAGACGCAATCACTTAGAGAAGGTGCAGAAGGAGTTGGACCAGCAGAGCAAAGATGTCAAGGTCACCAGCGCGCTGAAGGGACAGCGGGAGGCAGAGTTGGAGATCATGGAGCGGACGCTGGAGATCTCACGCGAGCTTTTGCTACACAAGACCAGCAACAACTCGGTGGCGAAGATCTTCTATGACTTGCCGATCACTGCCAGAAACCACAAACTCAAGTTGCCGAGCATTTCAAATGGGACGGACG GTGCCCTGGATAAATCGTGCGAGGTGGTTGTGCAGTCGATCGGACAGGACTGGATGCAGCTGTACCGCGCGCTGCCCTTCTTTCCGGCACGCGGCGCGGAGACGATTGAAAAGGACATTGCCAGCATCGCAGTCGATGGTGCGCGCGGTCCTAAGAGTGACATAGCCGGCGTGGCGCTCGCAAGATGGCGACGGCACCACACGCGTGCACGTGCGGAGGATCTGAAACAGGGGCTGCGGGCGATCAGGCGACTGGATCTTTACCGCCAGGTAGAGCTTACTATACATCCGCCACCCGTCGAGGAGGAGCCGCCGGAGTACTTCCCACCGGAACTGGATCCCGCCCTATGGCCCCACTACCGGGACGTGGTGAAACTGGACAAACTGATCGCCGATAAGAGGATCACAGTGGAACAACTCCCGGAGGAGTAG